Proteins from a genomic interval of Clostridium sp. 'deep sea':
- a CDS encoding L-threonine 3-dehydrogenase gives MKNILITGALGQIGSELALRMRSIYGTNNVVISDIKKEGPAEVIDGGPFEIINVTDGKRIHEVVKKYDIDHIVHLAALLSAVGESKPNLTWDVNMGGLYNCLEVCRETGATLFTPSSIAAFGPSTPPDQTPQDTIQRPTTMYGVTKVAGELLCDYYFKRFGVDSRGVRYPGLISYKTLPGGGTTDYAVHIYYDALKQGKYASFIAEGTKMDMMYMPDALDAIIQLSEADASKLIHHNAFNITAMSFEPDDIADEIKKHIPSFEMTYDVDPVRQSIADSWPNSLDDSAARAEWGWNPKYDLTSMTKDMLEKLAIKLNIN, from the coding sequence ATGAAAAATATTTTAATAACTGGTGCTTTAGGACAGATTGGTTCTGAACTAGCACTTCGTATGCGTAGTATTTACGGTACAAATAATGTTGTTATTAGTGACATTAAAAAAGAAGGACCTGCTGAAGTAATAGATGGTGGTCCTTTTGAGATTATTAATGTAACAGATGGTAAGAGAATTCATGAAGTAGTAAAGAAGTATGATATAGATCATATTGTACATTTGGCTGCACTACTATCCGCAGTTGGTGAAAGTAAGCCTAACTTAACATGGGATGTAAATATGGGTGGTTTATATAATTGTTTAGAGGTTTGTCGTGAAACAGGTGCAACACTGTTTACGCCAAGCTCAATAGCAGCTTTTGGACCATCAACACCTCCAGACCAAACACCACAAGATACAATACAAAGACCTACCACAATGTATGGCGTAACTAAAGTAGCTGGAGAGTTGTTGTGTGATTATTATTTCAAGAGGTTTGGTGTGGATTCACGTGGTGTGAGATACCCGGGCCTAATATCATATAAAACACTACCTGGTGGAGGAACAACAGACTATGCTGTACATATTTACTACGATGCATTAAAACAGGGTAAATATGCTAGCTTTATAGCTGAAGGTACAAAAATGGATATGATGTATATGCCAGATGCTTTGGATGCGATTATTCAATTATCTGAGGCTGATGCAAGCAAGTTAATTCACCATAATGCCTTTAATATTACAGCAATGAGTTTTGAACCAGATGACATTGCCGATGAAATTAAAAAGCATATTCCTAGTTTTGAAATGACTTATGATGTTGATCCTGTTCGTCAATCCATTGCTGATTCATGGCCTAACTCATTAGATGATAGTGCGGCACGTGCTGAGTGGGGCTGGAATCCTAAGTATGATTTAACATCAATGACTAAAGATATGTTAGAGAAATTAGCAATTAAATTGAATATTAATTAA
- a CDS encoding LemA family protein: protein MIKYIVIGVVAVIVLFVMGSYNGFVRLRQKVKEAFSTMDVYLKKRYDLIPNIVETVKGYAKHESETLEKVIQARNAGMSASTMEEIQASNNMITQGLKQLFALKEAYPELKANEGFNKLQDELGHIEDEIAQSRKYYNAVVKSYNGKCLVIPHVFVAKIFGFETEAYFRAAETERQNVQVKF, encoded by the coding sequence TTGATAAAATATATTGTTATAGGTGTTGTAGCAGTTATAGTATTATTTGTAATGGGAAGCTATAACGGATTTGTAAGACTTCGTCAAAAAGTTAAAGAAGCCTTTTCAACTATGGATGTGTATTTAAAAAAGAGGTATGATTTAATACCTAACATTGTAGAAACTGTTAAGGGTTATGCTAAACATGAAAGTGAGACCCTAGAGAAAGTTATTCAAGCACGTAATGCTGGTATGTCTGCAAGTACTATGGAAGAAATTCAGGCTAGTAACAATATGATTACACAAGGTTTAAAACAACTTTTTGCTTTAAAAGAAGCATATCCAGAATTAAAAGCCAATGAAGGTTTTAATAAATTACAAGATGAATTGGGTCATATAGAAGATGAAATAGCTCAATCAAGAAAATACTACAATGCTGTTGTTAAATCATATAACGGTAAGTGTTTAGTAATTCCTCATGTGTTTGTAGCCAAGATATTTGGTTTTGAAACAGAGGCATACTTTAGAGCAGCCGAAACTGAGAGACAAAACGTTCAAGTTAAGTTTTAA
- a CDS encoding DUF2207 domain-containing protein, with amino-acid sequence MNRKSIKVLMLAIVILLTFQLAFATDDYEIDTYHVEITVNDDNSYDIVEKIEANFKYPKHGIKRDIPTSNKQRRNLIKDIKVEGAPYDVNAKSNYVSIKIGDPDEFVRGKQNYNIKYHYIVGKDLFNDYDEFYYNIIGTEWDTTINNVTFTITMPKDFDESKVNITSGYRGSESTSKIDYQVNGNIITGKVKGSLRANEGVTIALNLPEGYYENVKDLNKVAGIIKVFAYIASAILIALAYFSWRKHGRDRELFAPVQFYPPNGMTSAEIGYIIDGVVDNKDITSLIILWASKGYLKIIEGNPDNDKVEKSKDFTLVKLKEADDSMRMYEQIMFKRLFDSYGDGNKVSSEDLKNSFYEVINSTKNSVAKHFKGNNRLYTSKSSTLKGLYHLLSIVPCILMLYAILYPAIQFSYSKFVYILAIFGVSVLISFSIAFFMRVISFREQAKPGLGFTIKSILGVVFSVVPALAIGYILSLVGKFSFVNIAFMILACATVNLFAFIMTQRTEYGIMCSEQILGFKDFLEHAEKDRLEVLVDENPEYFYNTLAYAMVLGVSDKWAKKFEKIALEPPSWYQGYYGRAFTPYLFHRRLTRSFTGMQNTMTSMPAPKSGGGKSSFGGGSVGGGSGGGGGSSW; translated from the coding sequence ATGAATAGAAAAAGCATAAAAGTATTAATGTTAGCAATTGTAATATTGTTAACATTTCAGCTTGCATTTGCAACAGATGATTATGAAATTGATACTTATCATGTAGAGATTACCGTTAATGATGATAATAGTTATGATATTGTAGAAAAAATAGAAGCAAACTTTAAATATCCTAAACATGGGATTAAAAGAGATATCCCAACCAGTAACAAACAACGCAGAAACTTAATTAAGGATATAAAAGTAGAGGGTGCACCCTATGATGTTAATGCAAAATCTAATTATGTTTCTATTAAAATCGGTGACCCAGATGAGTTTGTTAGAGGAAAACAGAACTACAATATTAAATACCATTATATAGTAGGCAAAGACTTATTTAACGATTATGATGAGTTTTATTACAACATAATTGGAACAGAGTGGGATACTACTATTAATAATGTTACGTTTACAATAACCATGCCAAAGGATTTTGATGAGAGTAAGGTTAATATAACCAGTGGTTATAGAGGTAGTGAGAGTACCTCTAAGATAGATTATCAAGTGAATGGTAATATTATTACTGGAAAAGTTAAGGGTTCATTAAGGGCAAACGAGGGTGTTACCATAGCCTTAAATTTACCAGAAGGTTACTATGAAAATGTTAAAGACTTAAATAAAGTGGCTGGTATTATTAAAGTTTTTGCGTATATAGCCTCTGCTATCTTAATAGCTTTAGCTTATTTCTCATGGAGAAAACACGGAAGAGATAGAGAGCTTTTTGCTCCTGTGCAATTCTATCCTCCAAACGGAATGACATCTGCTGAAATCGGCTATATAATTGATGGCGTAGTAGATAATAAAGACATTACATCGCTTATAATATTATGGGCTTCAAAAGGCTATTTAAAGATTATTGAAGGTAATCCAGACAATGATAAAGTTGAGAAAAGCAAGGACTTTACATTAGTTAAACTTAAAGAAGCGGATGACAGTATGCGTATGTATGAACAAATCATGTTTAAACGTTTATTTGATTCATATGGTGATGGTAATAAAGTTAGTAGTGAAGATTTAAAAAACAGTTTTTATGAAGTGATTAATTCAACAAAAAATAGTGTTGCTAAACATTTTAAAGGTAATAACAGATTATATACTAGTAAAAGCAGTACTTTAAAGGGTTTGTATCACTTATTATCAATAGTACCCTGTATTTTAATGCTCTATGCCATATTGTACCCAGCTATTCAATTTAGCTACAGCAAATTTGTTTATATACTGGCCATATTTGGTGTGTCGGTTTTAATAAGCTTTTCTATTGCCTTTTTTATGAGAGTAATAAGCTTTAGAGAACAGGCTAAGCCGGGATTAGGATTCACAATAAAATCAATACTTGGTGTTGTATTTTCAGTTGTACCTGCCTTAGCAATAGGATATATATTGTCATTAGTAGGTAAGTTTAGTTTTGTGAACATAGCCTTTATGATTTTAGCCTGTGCTACTGTAAATCTATTTGCTTTTATCATGACCCAAAGAACTGAGTATGGAATAATGTGTTCGGAGCAAATTCTAGGGTTTAAAGACTTCTTAGAACATGCAGAAAAGGATAGACTAGAAGTACTTGTAGATGAAAATCCAGAGTATTTTTATAATACTTTAGCCTACGCTATGGTATTAGGTGTTAGTGATAAATGGGCTAAAAAGTTTGAAAAAATAGCTTTAGAGCCACCATCATGGTATCAAGGATACTATGGCAGAGCATTTACACCTTACTTGTTCCACCGTAGACTTACCCGTAGCTTTACTGGTATGCAAAATACCATGACTTCTATGCCAGCGCCAAAGTCTGGCGGAGGTAAAAGTAGTTTTGGCGGCGGTTCAGTAGGTGGCGGTAGCGGCGGTGGAGGCGGAAGTAGCTGGTAG
- a CDS encoding MATE family efflux transporter, giving the protein MSSNAANRKESVSKLVVLSKKNMPKAIMLLAWPIIVEMLLQSTVGIADVAMVGRLSPASIAAVGLGNQFIMFLLTVFAAIRTGVTVLVARLVGANDYNAANNVARQALVLTGIFGSTIAIIGVFFPEYGYKLLGAKPDVIAVGIGYMRYRYLATLFACTIMVITGILRGCGDTLTAMKVNVCVNLINIGFNYLLIFGKFGFPNLGTAGAGAATMIARFIGAFVMLWVLFKGKAGVKLHINDSFKLDLSILKRLMRIGIPAGVEQIFMRGAQILFTIIVTNLGTALYAAHQVALRADSIAFMPGFGFSVAATTLVGQNLGAQQIDEANKAGKITMYMAIGFMSALGLLLFIFAKPITMIFSDDNTVVTAAAQALRIISVGMPFIAISRVTAGALRGAGDTKFVMWGTGASIWAIRLGLAYIFVNKLNMGLNGAWLAMCLDNACRAVIFLARFLNGKWRDIRV; this is encoded by the coding sequence ATGAGCTCAAATGCTGCAAATAGAAAAGAAAGTGTGTCTAAGTTAGTAGTTTTATCGAAAAAAAATATGCCTAAGGCAATAATGCTTTTAGCATGGCCTATAATTGTGGAGATGTTATTACAATCTACTGTGGGTATTGCTGATGTTGCTATGGTAGGTAGACTTAGCCCAGCTTCTATTGCTGCTGTTGGTTTAGGAAACCAGTTTATAATGTTTTTATTAACTGTTTTTGCAGCTATAAGAACAGGGGTAACCGTTTTAGTAGCACGTTTAGTTGGAGCTAATGATTATAATGCAGCCAATAATGTAGCTCGTCAGGCATTAGTTTTAACAGGCATTTTTGGTAGTACTATTGCTATTATAGGTGTGTTCTTTCCAGAATACGGCTACAAGCTTTTAGGCGCTAAACCCGATGTAATAGCTGTAGGCATTGGTTATATGCGGTATAGATATTTAGCAACGCTTTTTGCCTGTACAATTATGGTAATTACTGGTATATTAAGAGGCTGTGGAGACACCCTTACTGCAATGAAAGTAAATGTTTGCGTTAATTTAATTAATATAGGATTTAATTATCTTTTAATTTTTGGCAAATTTGGTTTTCCTAACTTAGGCACAGCAGGAGCAGGTGCAGCAACTATGATAGCCAGATTTATAGGCGCCTTTGTCATGCTTTGGGTTCTTTTTAAAGGAAAAGCTGGAGTTAAGCTACATATAAATGATAGCTTTAAATTAGACTTAAGCATTTTAAAACGCTTAATGAGAATTGGCATACCAGCTGGTGTTGAACAAATTTTTATGCGTGGTGCACAAATTTTGTTTACAATAATTGTAACAAATCTTGGCACAGCATTATACGCTGCCCACCAGGTTGCTTTGCGAGCAGATTCCATAGCCTTCATGCCAGGTTTTGGCTTTTCGGTAGCAGCAACAACCTTAGTAGGACAAAATTTAGGTGCACAACAAATAGACGAGGCTAATAAAGCAGGAAAAATAACTATGTATATGGCAATTGGATTTATGTCGGCGTTAGGTTTACTTCTCTTTATTTTTGCAAAGCCCATAACCATGATTTTTAGTGATGATAACACGGTAGTTACAGCTGCTGCCCAGGCATTACGAATAATATCTGTTGGCATGCCTTTTATAGCAATATCAAGAGTAACTGCTGGAGCTTTAAGGGGTGCAGGCGACACAAAATTTGTAATGTGGGGTACTGGTGCAAGCATATGGGCAATAAGATTAGGTTTAGCTTATATATTTGTTAATAAACTAAATATGGGACTAAATGGTGCTTGGCTAGCGATGTGTTTAGATAATGCCTGTAGAGCAGTAATATTTTTGGCCAGATTTTTGAATGGAAAGTGGCGAGATATTAGGGTATAG
- the yedF gene encoding sulfurtransferase-like selenium metabolism protein YedF, with protein sequence MNSIDCRGLNCPQPVIKTKKAIDELSNGSIIVVVDSEVAKNNVLKLTKKLQCSAKVENKNGEFHISITKGKASAPLQQVIANPKTVDNGTVVFCMSDVFGVGDDKLGKVLMKAFFYSLTQLETAPKAIVLMNRGINLALKESAVIESLQELDKKGVEILSCGTCLDFYHQKENLAVGEITNMYTATEVLNEAGKIIRI encoded by the coding sequence ATGAATAGTATAGATTGTCGTGGACTAAATTGTCCTCAACCTGTTATAAAAACTAAAAAAGCAATTGATGAGTTAAGTAATGGCTCTATAATAGTAGTTGTTGACAGTGAAGTTGCTAAGAATAACGTATTAAAGCTTACTAAAAAGCTACAATGTAGTGCCAAAGTTGAAAATAAAAACGGAGAGTTTCACATTTCCATAACTAAAGGTAAGGCATCTGCACCTCTACAGCAAGTTATTGCAAATCCTAAAACTGTAGATAATGGAACGGTAGTATTCTGCATGAGTGATGTATTTGGAGTTGGTGATGACAAGCTTGGAAAAGTATTAATGAAGGCTTTTTTCTATTCACTCACCCAGCTTGAAACTGCTCCTAAAGCTATTGTGTTAATGAATAGAGGTATTAACTTAGCCTTAAAAGAATCTGCTGTAATTGAATCTCTACAAGAACTTGATAAAAAAGGTGTTGAGATACTAAGCTGTGGAACTTGCTTAGATTTTTATCACCAAAAAGAAAACCTAGCAGTTGGTGAAATAACTAATATGTACACCGCTACAGAGGTATTAAATGAAGCGGGAAAAATAATTAGAATATAA
- a CDS encoding FAD-dependent protein codes for MLRVSNIRVSYEHRGQVKQALCKKLKINQNQIIHLSIYKESLDARKNKESFVYSVDVKLKNEKSILKKKFADVAESKLNNYSINKITKPLKNRPLVIGSGPCGLFATLILAKAGLKPIMLERGADVESRSKQVKEFWQSGKLNPLTNVQFGEGGAGTFSDGKLTTNIKDNRCRYVLETFVQFGAPQSIMYSYRPHIGTDLLRQVVKNIRNHIINLGGEVRFNTLVSNIIIQEKKVLAVKVNDQLIKSDNIILAIGHSARDTYEMLYNNNIYMEQKPFSIGVRIEHKQSDINKSQYGKYEGHKNLEAADYKLKYHDKNGRSAYSFCMCPGGVVVASSSQKEEVVTNGMSYYARDKENANSALLVGVTTADFANNHALAGVEYQKKYEKLAFKIGGSNYFAPAQLVVDFLADRPSTELKSITPSYRPGVKLTSLKDCLPSYVIETLKNAIVAWNNKIKGFNNPDAVLTGVETRSSAPVRIVRDSNFQSNVKGLYPAGEGAGYAGGIISAAVDGIRVAEAIINNLQ; via the coding sequence ATGCTTCGAGTTAGCAATATTCGGGTTTCATACGAGCATAGGGGGCAAGTAAAACAGGCTCTGTGTAAAAAGCTCAAAATAAATCAAAATCAAATTATTCATTTATCAATCTATAAAGAGTCACTTGATGCTCGAAAAAATAAAGAGTCATTTGTATATTCAGTAGATGTAAAACTAAAAAATGAAAAGAGTATTTTAAAAAAGAAATTTGCTGATGTAGCAGAATCAAAACTTAATAATTATTCAATTAATAAAATTACTAAACCCCTAAAAAATAGACCACTTGTTATAGGAAGTGGTCCATGTGGTTTATTTGCAACGCTCATATTGGCAAAAGCAGGATTGAAACCTATTATGCTAGAACGAGGTGCTGATGTAGAGAGTCGTAGTAAACAAGTAAAAGAGTTTTGGCAGAGTGGTAAACTTAATCCTTTAACTAATGTTCAATTTGGAGAGGGTGGAGCTGGCACTTTTTCTGATGGAAAACTAACAACTAATATTAAAGATAATAGGTGTAGATACGTGCTTGAGACTTTTGTGCAGTTTGGGGCTCCTCAGAGCATTATGTATAGCTATAGACCTCATATTGGTACAGATTTATTACGACAAGTTGTTAAAAATATCAGAAATCACATTATAAACTTGGGTGGAGAAGTACGCTTTAACACTTTGGTGTCGAATATTATTATTCAAGAAAAGAAAGTTTTAGCAGTTAAAGTTAATGACCAATTAATTAAAAGTGACAATATTATATTAGCAATAGGGCATAGTGCCAGAGACACCTATGAAATGCTATATAATAATAATATTTATATGGAGCAAAAACCTTTTTCAATAGGGGTTCGTATTGAGCATAAACAAAGTGATATTAATAAATCACAGTATGGTAAATATGAAGGTCATAAAAATTTAGAAGCCGCAGACTATAAACTAAAATACCACGATAAAAATGGCAGGTCAGCCTATAGTTTTTGTATGTGTCCTGGTGGAGTTGTTGTTGCTTCTTCATCCCAAAAAGAAGAGGTTGTCACAAATGGTATGAGTTATTATGCACGAGACAAAGAAAATGCAAATAGTGCTTTATTAGTGGGGGTAACAACAGCTGATTTTGCTAACAATCACGCCTTAGCGGGAGTAGAGTATCAAAAAAAATATGAGAAGTTGGCATTTAAAATAGGCGGTAGTAATTATTTTGCTCCTGCTCAACTAGTAGTAGACTTTTTAGCAGACAGACCCTCTACAGAATTAAAGTCCATAACTCCAAGTTATAGACCAGGTGTTAAATTAACGAGTTTAAAAGATTGTTTGCCAAGTTATGTAATCGAAACCTTAAAAAATGCAATTGTAGCTTGGAACAATAAAATAAAGGGATTTAATAATCCCGATGCGGTTTTAACAGGGGTAGAAACCAGAAGCTCAGCACCAGTAAGAATAGTTAGAGACTCTAACTTTCAAAGCAATGTAAAAGGGCTTTACCCTGCCGGTGAAGGAGCTGGTTATGCAGGTGGAATTATCTCCGCTGCGGTAGATGGCATAAGAGTAGCTGAAGCAATCATAAATAACCTGCAATAA
- a CDS encoding DUF4349 domain-containing protein yields MKNESTTECNDVPFELKQPVQFDFSVTDESGYPVNIKGGSTVLSNGAKVNYTSNDQKEIAKKIIKTGSLSLDVFDLDKVTQDIKDLIVSRAGYIQSSKRHEYEKYNRLNMIIRVPVNNFDSLYEQLLGLGEVTLDQTQSQDVTEDYYDQEIRLKSLNAKKDSLTKLFEKAKNVSEILQIENELNRVIYEIEKVKGRLQYLDRNVAMSSISISVFERNPTATIEKNSIERLKFALKDGWSAMLNFSIKGIAALIWIIPFSPLIIIAIFICVKLWRIIKKRYRLKKSKNDKVI; encoded by the coding sequence ATGAAAAATGAAAGTACTACAGAATGTAATGATGTACCATTTGAATTAAAACAGCCAGTGCAGTTTGATTTTTCAGTGACTGATGAATCAGGATACCCCGTAAATATTAAAGGTGGCTCTACGGTATTATCTAATGGTGCTAAAGTGAATTATACGAGCAATGATCAAAAAGAAATTGCTAAAAAGATAATTAAAACAGGTTCACTTAGCCTTGATGTATTTGACTTAGATAAAGTAACTCAAGATATTAAAGACTTAATAGTTAGTAGAGCAGGTTACATACAATCCTCTAAAAGACATGAGTATGAAAAATATAATAGATTAAATATGATAATACGTGTTCCAGTAAATAATTTTGATTCACTATACGAGCAACTTTTAGGATTAGGTGAGGTGACTTTAGATCAAACACAATCTCAGGATGTAACTGAAGATTATTACGATCAAGAGATTAGACTTAAGAGTTTAAACGCCAAAAAAGACTCATTAACTAAGCTCTTTGAAAAAGCTAAAAATGTATCAGAAATATTACAGATAGAAAACGAGTTAAATAGGGTTATTTATGAAATTGAAAAGGTTAAGGGAAGGCTCCAGTATTTAGATAGAAATGTAGCAATGAGTTCTATTTCAATTAGTGTATTTGAACGAAATCCTACAGCTACTATTGAAAAAAATAGTATTGAACGATTAAAGTTTGCCTTAAAAGATGGTTGGAGTGCAATGCTTAACTTTAGCATTAAAGGTATAGCTGCTTTAATCTGGATAATTCCATTTTCTCCACTAATAATTATTGCAATATTTATTTGTGTTAAACTATGGCGTATTATTAAAAAAAGATATCGATTAAAAAAATCAAAAAATGACAAGGTAATATAA
- a CDS encoding HAD family hydrolase — protein sequence MKNKKYIFFDLGGTLINLNKSHSEILDMYLSEQNIYLSEESIIKSINAANTGVYDEVKTKSTFALYLSQAVNFIKQSQINSNNLTKVIEVLSKTNSYIRDDCNWELEPYAIELLNYLNEKYNLAIISNWDFSFHNMIKRFKFNDYMQFCICSDDIGYSKPDSRIFEVALARAGLSKNHDSVYVGDNYELDVLASKECGFKPYLYSKQKHNKYDCKVINNLAELMQLI from the coding sequence ATGAAAAATAAAAAATATATTTTCTTTGATTTAGGTGGTACATTAATAAACCTAAATAAGTCTCATTCAGAAATTTTGGATATGTATTTATCTGAGCAAAATATTTATCTATCTGAAGAGTCTATTATTAAGAGCATTAATGCAGCTAATACAGGTGTATATGATGAAGTAAAAACTAAAAGTACATTTGCACTGTATCTTTCTCAAGCAGTTAATTTCATAAAACAAAGTCAAATAAATAGTAATAATCTCACTAAGGTAATAGAGGTTTTGAGTAAAACGAATAGCTATATTAGAGATGATTGTAATTGGGAACTTGAACCGTACGCTATTGAGTTACTTAATTATCTAAACGAAAAATATAACTTAGCTATTATCTCTAACTGGGATTTTTCCTTTCACAATATGATCAAACGATTTAAGTTTAATGATTACATGCAGTTTTGTATCTGCTCAGATGATATAGGCTATAGCAAACCAGACTCTCGAATTTTTGAGGTGGCTTTAGCAAGAGCTGGATTAAGCAAAAATCATGATTCAGTTTATGTTGGAGATAATTATGAATTAGATGTTCTTGCTTCAAAAGAATGTGGTTTTAAGCCCTATTTGTATAGTAAGCAAAAACACAATAAGTATGACTGTAAGGTAATAAACAACTTAGCTGAGCTAATGCAATTGATATAG
- a CDS encoding radical SAM protein, with amino-acid sequence MNGQEKLMEIKENILKNKLAKKTTANLLTSLVFKLNKMCNLNCSYCYVDCETGGPQIKLEVFKKILSSIDLNKYSGDRKLVLILHGGEPLISYQLIKDIVQYIQKNGLDDHISINLQSNGVLINEEMIAFFKKHNIGFGISIDGYNDQTNVGRVFYDGTNSFTAVDKAIDLCIKNDFKPGIATVISHSNVDYMLEFCEYLKNKGINSVVFNVLVPHGRASSLEFPVEKYIEASKKVYDWMNEQSIQGFKITERNLDHLHRKIFNGGSNYMCLNAPCGAGINTLGFDLDGSIYICDQFVGDENFIIGHIDKNLKQVINEPLSIKLIKQFQNRDFSHIESCVKCSYRYICPLGCPAQVVYRDKSLSATPPLCEYYKAMITYMISKKGVKACSD; translated from the coding sequence ATGAACGGTCAAGAAAAATTAATGGAGATAAAAGAGAATATTCTAAAAAACAAATTAGCCAAAAAGACTACAGCAAATCTCCTTACCTCTTTAGTATTTAAGTTAAATAAAATGTGTAATCTTAACTGCTCTTATTGTTATGTAGATTGTGAGACCGGTGGACCTCAAATAAAATTAGAAGTATTTAAAAAGATATTATCTAGTATAGATTTAAATAAGTATTCGGGAGATAGAAAGCTTGTATTAATTCTGCACGGCGGAGAACCCCTTATAAGCTATCAATTAATAAAAGACATAGTTCAATATATACAAAAAAATGGTTTAGATGATCATATATCAATAAATCTACAATCAAACGGGGTACTAATAAATGAAGAGATGATAGCTTTTTTTAAGAAACACAATATTGGCTTTGGAATAAGCATTGATGGTTATAATGATCAAACCAATGTTGGTCGGGTGTTTTATGATGGTACAAATAGTTTTACTGCAGTAGACAAAGCTATTGACTTGTGTATAAAAAATGATTTTAAGCCTGGTATAGCTACTGTAATATCACATAGCAATGTAGATTATATGCTTGAGTTTTGCGAGTATTTAAAAAATAAAGGTATAAATTCTGTTGTCTTTAATGTACTAGTACCTCATGGAAGAGCAAGTAGTTTAGAATTCCCTGTTGAGAAATATATTGAAGCTAGTAAAAAAGTATACGATTGGATGAATGAGCAAAGCATACAAGGATTTAAAATAACTGAAAGAAACCTAGATCATTTACATAGAAAAATATTTAATGGTGGCTCTAATTATATGTGTTTAAACGCCCCGTGTGGAGCTGGTATTAATACTTTGGGCTTTGATTTAGATGGCTCCATATATATTTGTGATCAGTTTGTTGGAGATGAAAATTTTATAATTGGACATATAGATAAAAATCTTAAACAGGTTATAAATGAGCCTCTTTCCATTAAGCTTATTAAGCAGTTTCAAAATCGAGACTTTAGTCATATAGAAAGCTGTGTGAAGTGTAGTTATCGCTACATATGTCCATTAGGTTGTCCAGCACAGGTTGTTTATAGAGATAAATCTCTTAGTGCTACTCCTCCACTATGTGAGTATTATAAAGCTATGATAACTTACATGATTAGTAAAAAAGGTGTTAAGGCCTGTAGTGATTAA
- a CDS encoding PqqD family protein, with amino-acid sequence MILTKNENIYETMLDENKYIVYDENKGLVHEINNVAYYVLGLCNGTMTCEDIVDEVIKEYAGVKREVVEPDIKLVISQFKQLGILNEAAAK; translated from the coding sequence ATGATATTAACTAAAAATGAAAATATTTATGAAACAATGTTAGATGAAAACAAATATATTGTTTATGATGAAAATAAAGGACTTGTTCATGAAATAAATAATGTTGCATATTACGTTTTGGGTTTATGTAATGGGACTATGACCTGTGAAGATATAGTTGATGAAGTTATTAAAGAGTATGCTGGAGTAAAGCGTGAGGTTGTTGAGCCTGATATTAAACTAGTTATATCTCAGTTTAAACAGCTTGGAATACTAAATGAAGCAGCAGCTAAATAA